A stretch of the Tardiphaga sp. 709 genome encodes the following:
- a CDS encoding SDR family oxidoreductase, with product MSDILANKVAVVIGGSGGIGAAAAQALAAEGARVVVTWRSGEAAANALLAGLPGEGHLARRAVIEDSATLTALAGEVDRAFGRCDILVNTAGYTKPIPIGDLDALTDDFIDDMFKVNWRGQFAAIRAFAPLLKAGGDGLVVNVSSIAGLNGVGSNLAYAAIKAGIDTMTKSLARALAPAVRVMAVSPGVVATDFVPGRDAAALEKVAGTIPLKRVATAEDVGRAIAACATHLTYSTGSLIVVDGGRAL from the coding sequence ATGTCGGATATTCTCGCGAACAAGGTAGCCGTGGTGATCGGCGGTTCGGGCGGCATCGGCGCCGCGGCCGCGCAAGCCTTGGCCGCCGAAGGTGCCCGTGTCGTCGTGACCTGGCGTTCCGGCGAGGCAGCCGCCAACGCGTTGCTGGCTGGCCTTCCGGGCGAGGGCCATCTCGCCAGACGCGCGGTAATTGAAGATAGCGCAACGCTGACGGCGCTTGCCGGCGAGGTGGATCGAGCGTTCGGCCGCTGCGATATTCTCGTCAATACCGCGGGCTACACGAAGCCCATTCCGATCGGCGATCTCGACGCGCTGACCGACGATTTCATCGACGACATGTTCAAGGTCAACTGGCGCGGCCAGTTTGCCGCCATCCGCGCTTTCGCGCCGCTGCTCAAGGCCGGAGGCGACGGGCTCGTCGTCAACGTCTCCTCGATCGCGGGGCTGAATGGCGTCGGCTCCAATCTGGCTTACGCGGCGATCAAGGCCGGGATCGACACCATGACCAAGTCGCTCGCGCGGGCATTGGCGCCGGCGGTACGCGTGATGGCAGTGTCGCCGGGCGTCGTGGCCACTGACTTCGTGCCGGGCCGCGATGCGGCCGCACTCGAAAAGGTCGCGGGGACCATTCCGCTCAAGCGTGTTGCGACGGCCGAGGACGTCGGCCGCGCGATCGCGGCCTGCGCCACCCACCTGACCTATTCCACCGGCTCGCTGATCGTCGTTGACGGCGGCCGAGCGTTATAA
- a CDS encoding dioxygenase has translation MIITRQEDVTDVVLAAMSAAPNERLRTVMTSFVRHLHDFAREVRLTEAEFEFAIDFLNRIGQTTTDSHNEGVLFSDAVGLSTLVCLLNNGQDGASETAAALLGPFWRANAPRVENGASILRSPTPGAPLFVDCRITDALGAPLSGVSVDVWQASPSGMYENQDAGQADMNLRGVFETDANGRFAFRSVKPAGYPVPTHGPTGEMLAAQRRHPFRPAHLHVLAFKPGFKTLITQIFVDDDEHLESDVVFGVTRALIGDFRKGEGAPPAPDVVGEWFSLNYTFVMEPGEAVLPHPPIK, from the coding sequence ATGATCATTACGCGCCAGGAGGACGTGACCGACGTTGTGCTTGCCGCGATGAGCGCTGCACCCAATGAGCGGCTGCGCACGGTCATGACCTCCTTCGTTCGCCATCTGCACGACTTTGCCCGCGAGGTCCGGCTGACCGAGGCGGAGTTCGAATTCGCCATCGATTTCCTCAACCGGATCGGCCAGACCACCACTGACAGCCATAACGAGGGCGTGTTGTTCAGCGACGCGGTCGGGCTCTCGACATTGGTCTGCCTGTTGAACAACGGCCAGGACGGCGCGAGCGAGACCGCTGCAGCGTTGCTCGGGCCGTTCTGGCGGGCGAACGCTCCGCGCGTGGAGAATGGTGCCTCCATCTTGCGTTCGCCGACACCCGGCGCACCGCTGTTCGTCGATTGCCGCATCACCGACGCGCTGGGAGCGCCGCTCTCGGGTGTCAGCGTTGATGTCTGGCAGGCCTCGCCATCGGGAATGTACGAAAACCAGGACGCCGGTCAGGCTGACATGAATTTGCGCGGTGTGTTTGAGACCGATGCGAACGGCCGCTTCGCGTTCCGCTCGGTCAAGCCTGCAGGCTATCCGGTGCCGACCCATGGTCCGACCGGGGAGATGCTGGCTGCGCAGCGCCGGCATCCGTTCCGGCCGGCGCATCTGCATGTGCTTGCCTTCAAGCCGGGCTTCAAGACGCTGATCACGCAGATCTTCGTCGATGACGACGAGCATCTGGAAAGCGATGTCGTATTCGGCGTGACGCGCGCGCTGATTGGCGATTTCCGCAAGGGCGAAGGCGCGCCGCCAGCGCCGGACGTCGTTGGCGAATGGTTCAGCCTCAACTACACATTCGTCATGGAGCCCGGCGAGGCCGTGCTCCCGCATCCTCCCATCAAGTGA
- a CDS encoding LacI family DNA-binding transcriptional regulator, which yields MTTIKDVAREVGVHPSTVSRALDPARRGRIGEPVVRRILEAAERLGYRPDTVAASLRSGRSNMVGIIVPDIANPVFSPIIGGLEDVLSARGYALIVADPQPQRTGADDIVQRLVARRVDGLVLANVALKDNSIERCLSWKIPVVLVNRAEAEARVPSVVSDDVAGMRLAVAHLLELGHRHILHLAGPQMLSTGSLRRRGFVEAMHEAGFAPADNDIEEAEAFTREAGRAAALRLLARQPEATAIVAANDLLALGIYEALRETGRRCPEDLSVIGHNDMPLVDLVDPPLSTIRISHREMGEQTGQLLLDLIEGVRGDAPYVVTAPLLVVRRSTQPPRISR from the coding sequence ATGACGACAATCAAAGATGTGGCGCGCGAAGTGGGGGTGCACCCGTCCACCGTCTCGCGCGCGCTCGACCCTGCCCGCCGCGGACGGATCGGCGAGCCGGTTGTGCGCCGGATTCTGGAAGCAGCGGAGCGGCTGGGTTACCGCCCGGACACGGTGGCCGCGAGTCTGCGCAGCGGCCGTTCGAACATGGTCGGCATCATCGTCCCGGACATCGCTAACCCGGTCTTCTCGCCCATCATCGGCGGTCTCGAAGACGTGCTATCGGCGCGCGGCTACGCGCTGATCGTCGCCGACCCGCAACCGCAACGGACGGGCGCCGACGACATCGTTCAACGGCTCGTGGCGCGCCGCGTGGATGGCCTCGTGCTGGCGAATGTCGCGCTCAAGGATAATTCGATCGAGCGTTGCCTGAGTTGGAAAATCCCTGTCGTGCTTGTCAATCGCGCGGAAGCTGAAGCGCGTGTGCCTTCGGTGGTCTCGGACGATGTGGCCGGCATGCGGCTCGCGGTTGCGCATCTTCTCGAACTTGGGCATCGCCACATCCTCCATCTCGCCGGCCCGCAAATGCTATCGACCGGATCGCTCCGCCGCCGCGGTTTCGTGGAGGCGATGCACGAAGCGGGTTTCGCGCCGGCCGACAATGATATCGAAGAAGCTGAAGCATTCACGCGCGAGGCAGGACGCGCTGCCGCACTCAGACTGCTCGCACGACAGCCTGAGGCCACCGCCATCGTCGCAGCCAACGATCTCCTCGCGCTCGGCATCTATGAAGCGTTGCGCGAAACGGGCCGGCGATGTCCGGAAGATCTGTCAGTGATCGGTCACAACGACATGCCGCTGGTGGATCTGGTGGATCCGCCGCTATCCACGATCCGCATCAGCCACCGCGAGATGGGTGAACAGACCGGCCAACTCCTGCTCGACCTGATCGAAGGCGTCCGCGGCGATGCGCCTTATGTCGTCACAGCGCCCCTGCTCGTCGTGCGCCGCTCGACACAGCCACCAAGGATCTCGCGATAA
- a CDS encoding 3-keto-5-aminohexanoate cleavage protein: MSRKVIITCAVTGAIHTPSMSKALPVTPQEIADAAVDAAEAGAAIVHLHARNPKTGQPDQSPEAFAPFLKIIKQRTNAVINLTTGGAPTMTVDERVRPAAVYKPEVASLNMGSMNFGFFGMLNRFKKFDHDWELKHLQNKDIVFRNTFQDIEYVLKTLAETGTRFEFECYDTAHLYNLAYFLEQGLVKPPLFIQTVFGLQGGTGAHPEDVLHMKRTADRLFGDKYVWSVLGAGRNQLPIAAMAAAMGANIRVGLEDSLWAAPGRMASSNAEQVTLARKIVEGLGLEIATPDEAREMLDLKGGDKLEV; encoded by the coding sequence ATGAGCCGCAAAGTCATTATCACCTGTGCCGTAACGGGGGCGATCCATACGCCCTCGATGTCCAAGGCATTGCCGGTGACGCCGCAGGAAATCGCCGACGCCGCCGTGGATGCGGCGGAAGCGGGTGCCGCCATCGTGCATCTGCATGCGCGCAACCCGAAGACCGGGCAACCCGATCAAAGCCCTGAAGCATTCGCGCCGTTCCTGAAGATCATCAAGCAGCGCACCAATGCGGTGATCAATCTCACCACCGGCGGAGCGCCCACCATGACGGTGGATGAACGCGTACGGCCTGCTGCGGTCTACAAGCCGGAAGTCGCCTCGCTCAATATGGGCTCAATGAATTTCGGATTCTTCGGGATGCTGAACCGCTTCAAGAAGTTCGATCATGACTGGGAATTGAAGCACCTGCAGAACAAGGACATCGTGTTCCGCAACACGTTTCAGGACATTGAGTACGTCCTGAAGACGCTGGCCGAGACGGGCACGCGCTTCGAGTTCGAATGCTACGACACGGCGCATCTCTATAATCTCGCTTACTTCCTCGAACAGGGGCTGGTGAAGCCGCCGCTGTTCATCCAGACGGTGTTCGGTCTGCAGGGCGGTACAGGTGCACATCCCGAAGACGTGCTGCACATGAAGCGCACGGCGGATCGTCTGTTCGGCGACAAGTATGTCTGGTCGGTGCTCGGTGCCGGTCGCAATCAACTGCCGATCGCGGCGATGGCTGCGGCGATGGGCGCCAACATCCGTGTCGGTCTGGAAGATTCGCTGTGGGCGGCGCCAGGTCGCATGGCCTCCTCGAATGCCGAGCAGGTCACTCTCGCGCGCAAGATCGTCGAAGGCCTCGGCCTTGAAATTGCAACCCCGGATGAAGCGCGCGAGATGCTTGATCTGAAGGGTGGGGACAAGCTGGAGGTTTAA
- a CDS encoding 3-hydroxyacyl-CoA dehydrogenase, translated as MTLNNRHVAIVGVGLIGRAWATIFARAGWTVRLTDPHRPTLDAAPGLIRDELHALARHGLANDPDGAAARISIAESLADAVKNVSFVQENGPENVDQKIAIFSELDRLAPPGALLASSTSAIVASRFTEALPGRARCLVGHPVNPPHLVPLVELCGASWTSQETIDRAREIYREIGQVPVTVNREINGFILNRLQGALLAEAFRLVGEGYVSAEDLDHTVKDGLGLRWSFLGPLETIELNAPGGIPDYCARYTGFYKELAAASAGPEVYQSPNVDRVIAAWPHQPSPDRIAALTQQRNERLAALAAHKAAQRPKS; from the coding sequence ATGACACTGAATAATCGACATGTAGCGATTGTTGGCGTTGGCTTGATTGGGCGGGCCTGGGCAACGATCTTCGCCCGCGCAGGTTGGACCGTGCGATTGACCGATCCGCATCGCCCGACGCTGGATGCTGCGCCCGGGCTTATTCGAGATGAACTGCATGCGCTCGCCCGCCACGGACTTGCCAATGATCCCGACGGCGCCGCCGCGCGCATCTCGATCGCGGAAAGTCTGGCCGATGCGGTGAAGAACGTTTCCTTCGTGCAGGAGAACGGCCCTGAAAATGTCGATCAGAAGATCGCCATCTTTTCCGAGCTGGATCGTCTTGCGCCTCCGGGCGCATTGCTCGCGTCATCCACCTCGGCCATCGTCGCCTCTCGCTTCACGGAAGCGCTTCCGGGGCGCGCGCGATGTCTTGTCGGTCATCCCGTCAACCCGCCGCATCTGGTGCCGTTGGTCGAACTATGCGGCGCATCCTGGACCTCGCAGGAGACCATCGACCGCGCGCGTGAGATCTATCGCGAGATTGGGCAGGTCCCCGTGACCGTCAACCGCGAGATCAACGGTTTTATTCTCAATCGCCTACAGGGCGCTTTGCTCGCCGAGGCGTTTCGTCTTGTCGGCGAAGGTTACGTCTCTGCGGAGGATCTCGATCACACCGTGAAGGACGGCCTGGGTCTGCGCTGGTCGTTCCTCGGGCCGCTGGAGACCATCGAGCTCAATGCGCCCGGCGGCATCCCCGATTACTGCGCGCGCTACACCGGTTTCTACAAAGAGCTGGCCGCTGCATCGGCAGGACCCGAAGTCTATCAAAGCCCGAATGTCGACCGGGTGATAGCAGCCTGGCCGCATCAGCCGTCGCCCGACCGGATTGCCGCGCTGACGCAGCAACGCAACGAACGCCTCGCAGCGCTGGCGGCTCACAAGGCCGCGCAGCGCCCCAAATCCTGA
- a CDS encoding branched-chain amino acid ABC transporter ATP-binding protein/permease, protein MLNRLPVPLLIAGIGLLILPPILLALGLTVTSATEIVVFALACMALNILVGHTGLVSFGHGAWFGLAAYAAALIQRNWMPNSFVGPTLLALVVVAITAAAFGYLILRRRGVYFSLLTLALAAMLYSVSFRWTDVTGGENGLGGITRPALLGFDLDAGATYYWFVALIAFLVLVLLWCFHNSTVGSVLVAIRENEQRARFLGYPTNRYKLAAFVLSATITGLAGILLLYKNRMTSADPISVAFSGELLAMVVIGGMRSFLGPALGALFFILFREFLGIYSENWLFWFGLVFVGFIIFSPTGLIGMGERLIAPFRKKVEEDAAMSARRIEVLPLPEFLKPKSSVDGAVLAASHMVKSFGGIKAVQGVDIAIADRTLHALIGPNGAGKTTAFNLLSGMYKPDQGSVSLMGRPIAGHTPEDIARAGIGRSFQITNLFPALSVGENIRLAVQARHPRRFDPVTNALSIGAINAETDAVIRYLGLAGIEKAEAGMLSYGGQRLLDMGVALATAPRVLLLDEPLAGLAAAERERIGAIIKRISTDLPVLLVEHDIDRVFQLADHVTVMNEGRVLLDGSVEEARSSPKVQEVYIGSGTTAVAARPRETAAGAKPLLSVKNVDTFYGKSHILNDVNFTLHENEIIALLGRNGAGKSTLLKSLIGIAPASNGSIQLAGSELIGLSSAEAARLGIGYVPQGRALFAGMTVEQNLELGGLKRQTGNGVHWTRERIYDYFPRIRERLDSPADYLSGGEQQMVAVARALSGDVRVLLLDEPFEGLAPAVVEQLFETFDRLRKEIAIIIVDHNLDLALALSDSTVALERGKVIHQGPSKALRDDLDLRRKVLWL, encoded by the coding sequence ATGTTGAATCGTCTTCCCGTTCCATTGCTGATCGCGGGCATCGGCTTGCTCATCCTGCCGCCGATCTTGCTGGCGCTCGGATTGACCGTGACGTCGGCGACGGAGATCGTCGTCTTTGCACTGGCCTGCATGGCTCTGAATATCCTGGTGGGGCACACCGGTCTCGTCTCGTTCGGTCATGGCGCCTGGTTCGGCCTCGCGGCTTATGCTGCAGCGCTGATCCAGCGCAACTGGATGCCGAATTCATTCGTCGGGCCGACGCTGCTTGCACTTGTCGTGGTGGCCATCACGGCGGCTGCCTTTGGCTACCTGATCCTGCGCCGCCGCGGCGTGTATTTCTCGCTGCTGACGTTGGCGCTCGCGGCCATGCTCTACAGCGTCTCGTTCCGCTGGACCGACGTCACCGGTGGCGAGAACGGTCTTGGCGGCATCACCCGGCCGGCACTGCTTGGCTTCGACCTCGATGCGGGTGCGACCTATTACTGGTTCGTGGCGCTGATCGCGTTTCTCGTGCTGGTCCTGCTGTGGTGCTTCCATAATTCCACGGTCGGTTCGGTGCTGGTGGCGATCCGCGAAAACGAACAGCGTGCACGCTTCCTCGGCTACCCCACCAATCGCTACAAGCTCGCCGCCTTCGTGCTGTCGGCTACCATCACCGGGCTGGCTGGCATTCTGCTGCTCTACAAAAACCGGATGACGTCGGCGGATCCCATTTCGGTGGCGTTCTCCGGCGAGTTGCTGGCCATGGTCGTGATCGGCGGCATGCGCAGTTTCCTCGGGCCGGCGTTGGGCGCGCTCTTCTTCATTCTGTTTCGTGAGTTTCTCGGCATCTATTCTGAGAACTGGTTGTTCTGGTTCGGTCTCGTTTTCGTTGGCTTCATCATCTTCTCGCCTACCGGCCTGATCGGCATGGGCGAGCGGCTGATCGCGCCATTCCGCAAGAAAGTGGAAGAAGACGCGGCGATGTCGGCGCGGCGCATCGAAGTATTGCCGTTGCCGGAATTCCTGAAGCCGAAATCGTCCGTCGATGGCGCTGTGCTTGCCGCCAGCCATATGGTGAAGAGCTTCGGTGGCATCAAGGCGGTGCAGGGCGTCGACATCGCCATCGCCGATCGCACGCTGCATGCGCTGATCGGTCCGAACGGTGCCGGCAAGACCACCGCGTTCAATCTGCTGTCGGGCATGTACAAGCCGGATCAGGGCAGTGTGTCGCTGATGGGCAGGCCTATCGCCGGCCATACGCCGGAAGATATTGCGAGGGCAGGTATTGGGCGTTCGTTCCAAATCACCAACCTGTTTCCCGCGCTCAGCGTTGGCGAAAATATCCGCCTCGCGGTGCAAGCACGGCATCCGCGGCGCTTCGATCCCGTGACCAACGCGCTATCGATTGGCGCAATCAACGCGGAGACCGATGCGGTGATCCGCTATCTCGGCCTCGCAGGAATCGAGAAGGCAGAGGCGGGCATGCTGTCTTACGGCGGTCAACGCCTGCTCGACATGGGCGTCGCGCTGGCCACGGCGCCGCGCGTCCTGTTGCTTGACGAACCGCTTGCAGGCCTCGCTGCTGCCGAACGTGAACGTATCGGTGCGATCATCAAGCGCATCTCGACCGATTTGCCGGTTCTGCTGGTCGAGCATGACATCGATCGGGTGTTCCAGCTGGCCGACCACGTCACCGTCATGAATGAGGGACGCGTATTGCTGGATGGCTCCGTCGAAGAGGCGCGGTCCAGCCCGAAGGTGCAGGAAGTCTATATCGGGTCGGGTACGACGGCTGTGGCTGCGCGCCCCCGTGAGACCGCGGCGGGGGCGAAGCCGCTGCTGTCGGTGAAGAATGTCGATACGTTCTATGGCAAGAGTCATATTCTCAACGACGTCAATTTTACCCTGCACGAGAACGAAATCATCGCATTGCTCGGGCGCAATGGCGCGGGTAAGTCGACCTTGCTCAAGTCGTTGATCGGGATCGCACCGGCTTCGAATGGCTCTATTCAACTGGCGGGCAGCGAGTTGATCGGCCTGTCGTCTGCGGAAGCCGCGCGGCTCGGCATCGGTTACGTACCGCAGGGACGCGCCTTGTTCGCAGGCATGACCGTCGAGCAGAATCTCGAACTTGGTGGTCTGAAGCGGCAGACTGGCAATGGCGTGCATTGGACCCGCGAGCGCATCTACGACTATTTCCCGCGCATTCGTGAGCGTCTCGACAGTCCCGCCGATTATCTGTCAGGCGGCGAGCAGCAGATGGTGGCCGTGGCGCGCGCACTGTCGGGCGACGTCCGCGTCTTGTTGCTTGATGAGCCATTCGAAGGATTGGCGCCCGCGGTCGTGGAGCAGTTGTTTGAAACCTTTGACCGGCTCCGCAAGGAAATTGCCATTATCATCGTCGATCATAATCTCGATCTCGCTTTGGCTTTGTCCGATTCGACGGTGGCGCTGGAACGGGGCAAGGTCATTCATCAGGGGCCGTCGAAGGCCCTGCGTGACGATCTCGATCTGCGCCGCAAGGTGCTGTGGCTGTGA
- a CDS encoding branched-chain amino acid ABC transporter permease encodes MSAMLLTQQILNGLLDGVYYLLIALGLSLIFSLGGIVNLAHGAFYAIGAYLTLVISPYLGFGGAFVVAPVVVALLGVVIERTLFRRFYRSDPILSLLLTFGLAMVAEQALRMIFGAPPLSYSIPPALRGQVAIGSFIYSFYRVVLLGIAVACVVGLWVLLQKTSFGRVVRAGVQNPDMVGALGISLQPYMSVVAALGIGLAGLAGVLLAPIYSIHPAMGQEIITPAFVVVVIGGLGSFWGVVIAALLVGLVKGVMVGIGYSAASTAAIYLLMLLVLLFRPRGLFGERIMRFE; translated from the coding sequence ATGTCCGCCATGTTGCTCACCCAGCAGATCCTCAATGGGCTGCTTGATGGTGTCTATTATCTTCTGATTGCGCTCGGCTTGTCGCTGATCTTCTCGCTCGGCGGCATCGTGAATCTCGCGCATGGCGCGTTCTATGCGATCGGCGCCTATCTTACCCTTGTCATTTCGCCCTATCTCGGCTTCGGTGGCGCATTCGTCGTGGCCCCCGTTGTCGTTGCGCTGCTCGGTGTTGTCATCGAGCGGACGTTGTTCCGGCGCTTCTATCGGTCAGATCCCATTCTCTCGCTGTTGCTGACTTTCGGGCTCGCGATGGTCGCCGAGCAGGCCTTGCGCATGATCTTCGGCGCGCCGCCGTTGTCCTATTCGATCCCGCCAGCGCTGCGAGGTCAGGTCGCGATCGGAAGCTTCATCTATTCGTTTTATCGCGTGGTGTTGCTCGGCATTGCCGTGGCCTGTGTGGTCGGGCTCTGGGTGCTGCTGCAGAAGACCTCATTCGGCCGTGTGGTCCGGGCCGGCGTGCAAAATCCGGACATGGTCGGAGCGCTCGGTATCTCGCTGCAGCCCTATATGTCGGTCGTCGCAGCCCTGGGTATTGGTCTGGCGGGACTCGCGGGCGTGTTGCTGGCGCCGATCTATTCGATCCATCCGGCGATGGGGCAGGAGATCATCACGCCCGCCTTCGTGGTGGTAGTGATCGGCGGCCTCGGCTCGTTCTGGGGCGTGGTGATCGCTGCGCTGCTGGTCGGATTGGTCAAGGGCGTCATGGTCGGCATCGGCTATTCGGCGGCGTCCACGGCGGCGATCTATTTGTTGATGCTTCTGGTGTTGCTGTTCCGGCCGCGCGGCTTGTTCGGCGAACGCATCATGCGGTTCGAGTAA
- a CDS encoding ABC transporter substrate-binding protein produces the protein MSNTNQFTRRSLLKTAGGLALASGLSAPSVLSAQTSEVIRIGHLTPRTGFLGPLGEYGVMAIDLAIEEINAAGGMMGRKVELLKEDSINPQTASTKAERMIERDKVACIIGEISSASCLTIAQVATRNKTLFINTGGNSDALRGKDCQRYMFHVESQNSMYVKTVGRSFLRDGLVKGKKWYSLTADYAFGHDLLSVSKRFMQANGGNFAGDDLVPTDATDFSAYLLKIREAKPDLVVINLAGNQITNFLKQYAEFGLTFPVGGFGFDTALAWAAGKGNFVGTWPVVWHHLLDTPGSKAFVSAFTKKYNKPPENQAWGDYIATKIVAQSINELKSAESPKIIEYFEKGAKFDLLKTRPGYFRASDHQLMHEMYAVTALPADKIKNQWDIFSSSPAVPGPDEPLEVIASTAEENVCKFPS, from the coding sequence ATGTCGAACACCAATCAATTCACGCGCCGCAGTCTGCTGAAGACCGCAGGCGGTCTCGCACTTGCTTCCGGCCTCTCTGCACCATCGGTCCTGAGCGCGCAGACCTCCGAGGTCATCCGCATCGGCCATCTCACGCCGCGCACGGGCTTTCTCGGCCCGCTCGGCGAATATGGCGTCATGGCCATCGACCTCGCCATCGAAGAGATCAATGCCGCTGGCGGCATGATGGGGCGCAAGGTTGAGCTGCTCAAGGAGGACTCGATCAATCCTCAGACGGCTTCGACCAAGGCGGAGCGCATGATCGAGCGCGACAAGGTTGCCTGTATCATCGGCGAAATTTCTTCGGCATCGTGTCTGACCATCGCGCAGGTCGCCACGCGCAACAAGACGCTGTTCATCAACACCGGTGGAAATTCCGATGCGCTACGCGGCAAGGACTGCCAGCGCTACATGTTCCACGTCGAGTCGCAGAACTCGATGTATGTGAAGACGGTCGGCCGCTCGTTCCTGCGCGACGGTCTGGTGAAGGGCAAGAAGTGGTACTCGCTCACGGCGGACTATGCCTTCGGCCATGACCTGCTCAGCGTGTCGAAGCGCTTCATGCAGGCCAATGGCGGCAATTTCGCCGGCGACGACCTGGTGCCCACCGACGCCACGGACTTTTCTGCCTATCTCCTCAAGATACGCGAGGCCAAGCCTGATCTCGTGGTGATCAATCTTGCCGGCAACCAGATCACCAACTTCCTCAAGCAGTATGCCGAATTCGGTCTGACTTTCCCGGTCGGCGGTTTCGGCTTCGACACGGCTCTGGCCTGGGCTGCAGGCAAGGGCAATTTCGTCGGCACCTGGCCTGTGGTCTGGCATCATCTGCTGGACACGCCTGGCAGCAAGGCCTTCGTCTCGGCCTTCACCAAGAAGTACAACAAGCCGCCGGAGAACCAGGCCTGGGGCGACTACATCGCCACCAAGATCGTGGCACAGAGCATCAACGAGCTGAAATCGGCCGAGTCGCCGAAGATCATCGAGTATTTCGAGAAGGGCGCGAAGTTCGATTTGCTGAAGACACGTCCCGGCTACTTCCGCGCATCGGATCATCAGCTGATGCACGAAATGTATGCGGTGACGGCGCTGCCTGCCGACAAGATCAAGAACCAGTGGGACATCTTCTCATCGAGCCCGGCCGTCCCGGGGCCGGATGAACCGCTCGAAGTTATCGCGTCCACCGCGGAAGAGAACGTCTGCAAATTCCCGAGCTAG
- a CDS encoding GntR family transcriptional regulator yields the protein MNLPTALTLVEPLDRQTLGERAYAQLADLLISGRLAPGEKLSLRTAAEVLGVSIMPVREAVSRLVADKALEVAANRAVRVPVMSATQFRDLTKVRIAIEGHAAAEAARLRGDTNLASIATAEAAMRAESELKAPDLPRAVELNKTFHFAVYEAAQSPILVEIIRALWLKAGPVINLDLRGNPDRLAKGEAIRFHADVRKAIEIGDAEAAKVGIAADITSAANFILSRGGLAA from the coding sequence TTGAACCTGCCGACTGCACTGACCCTTGTGGAGCCGCTCGACCGCCAGACGCTGGGCGAGCGCGCATATGCGCAACTGGCGGATCTGCTCATCTCGGGCAGGCTCGCGCCTGGCGAAAAGCTGTCATTGCGTACGGCCGCCGAGGTGCTTGGCGTGTCCATAATGCCGGTGCGCGAGGCGGTGTCGCGGCTTGTGGCCGACAAGGCATTGGAAGTCGCGGCAAACCGTGCCGTGCGCGTGCCCGTGATGTCGGCCACGCAGTTTCGCGATCTGACGAAGGTGCGTATCGCTATCGAGGGTCATGCCGCAGCAGAGGCAGCGCGACTACGTGGCGACACTAATCTCGCTTCCATCGCTACCGCAGAAGCGGCCATGCGCGCAGAAAGTGAATTGAAGGCACCCGACCTGCCGCGCGCCGTCGAACTCAACAAGACGTTTCACTTTGCCGTTTACGAGGCCGCGCAATCGCCGATCCTGGTCGAGATCATCCGCGCGCTCTGGCTCAAGGCTGGCCCCGTCATCAATCTCGATCTGCGCGGCAATCCCGATCGCCTGGCCAAAGGTGAAGCCATTCGGTTTCATGCGGACGTTCGCAAGGCGATCGAGATCGGTGATGCCGAAGCTGCCAAAGTCGGGATCGCTGCCGATATCACCAGCGCGGCCAATTTCATCCTGTCACGCGGCGGCCTCGCCGCCTAG
- a CDS encoding SDR family oxidoreductase yields the protein MDLNIKGLRVIVTAGANGIGLAIARAFSGEGAKVHVCDVDQAALAALTASDPAITQTHCDVADRASVQRLFDEATAKLGGLDVLINNAGVAGPTAKVEEMHPDDWDRCLNICLTGQFNCTRLAVPLLRQSSNGSIVNLSSAAGRVGFAMRSPYAAAKWGVIGFTKSLSIELGPDNIRVNAILPGLVAGDRQRRVLEAKAQQRGISFAEMEKTAFSYTSIKDYVTPEQIADQILFLASPRGRTISGQAISICGDTQMLG from the coding sequence ATGGATCTCAACATCAAGGGTTTGCGCGTCATCGTTACCGCGGGCGCCAATGGCATAGGCCTCGCCATCGCCCGCGCCTTTTCCGGTGAAGGCGCCAAGGTTCATGTCTGCGATGTGGACCAGGCTGCTCTTGCCGCACTCACAGCGAGTGATCCCGCAATCACACAGACACATTGCGACGTCGCTGATCGTGCGTCAGTTCAAAGACTGTTCGATGAGGCAACAGCTAAACTCGGCGGCCTCGATGTCCTCATCAACAATGCCGGCGTCGCAGGCCCGACCGCCAAGGTCGAGGAGATGCATCCCGATGACTGGGACCGTTGCCTGAACATCTGCCTGACCGGCCAGTTCAACTGCACGCGCCTCGCCGTACCGCTGCTACGCCAGAGCAGCAATGGCTCCATCGTCAACCTGTCCTCGGCAGCTGGCCGCGTGGGCTTCGCGATGCGCTCGCCCTATGCCGCAGCAAAATGGGGCGTCATCGGCTTCACGAAATCGCTCTCCATCGAGCTCGGCCCCGACAACATCCGCGTCAACGCGATCCTGCCCGGCCTCGTCGCCGGCGATCGCCAGCGCCGCGTGCTGGAAGCCAAGGCGCAGCAGCGCGGCATTTCCTTTGCGGAGATGGAGAAAACGGCGTTCTCCTATACGTCAATCAAGGACTACGTCACTCCGGAGCAGATCGCCGACCAGATCCTGTTCCTGGCCAGCCCACGCGGACGTACGATCTCGGGCCAGGCTATTTCGATCTGCGGCGACACCCAAATGCTAGGCTAG